The genomic stretch CTTCTCGAGAGGAAGGCCTTTTCCCACCCCTAAGCTTTCCTCCCATGGTGGTTGAGAATTTGATCAGCAGGTCTTAGCGGAAGCAGGCTATCCGTTCGATCTCCTGCCCTCGTCcacctagcaatagcagttagacttatataccgcttcatagggctttcagccctctctaagcggtttacagagtcagcatatcacccccacagtctgggtcctcatttcacccacctcggaaggatggaaggctgagtcaaccctgagtcggtgagatttgaaccgctgaactgcagcttagcagtcagctgaagtggcctgcagtactgcactctaaccactgcgccacctcggctctatctatctctctagaagatagatagatagatagatagatagatagatagatagatagatagatagatagatagatagatgatagatagatatggatggatggatggatggatggatggatggatggatggatggatggatggatagatagatagatactgtagatagatagatagatagatagatagatagatagatagatagatagatagatagatagatagatagatgatagatagatagatatggatggatggatggatggatggatggatggatggatggatggatggatggatggatggatagatagatagatactgtagatagatagatagatagatagatagatagatagatagatagatagatagatagatagatgatagatagatagcaatagcaatagcagtttcagccctctctaaacagtttacagagccagcatatcgcccccacagtctgggtcctcatttcacccacctcggaaggatggaaggctgagtcaaccttgagccggtgagatttgaaccgccgaactgcagcttagcagtcagctgaagtggcctgcagtactgcactctaaccgctgcgccacctcggctctacacctCCAGCGCGTTGAGGCTCTTCTGGAAAACGAACCGACGCTTCTTATCTTTCCCAGCGTCCCACAGCCAAGGAGCTGCTGAAGCACAAATTCATCCTGAAAAACGCCAAGAAGACTTCTTACCTGACAGAGCTGATCGACAGGTTCAAGAGGTGGAAAGCCGAAGGCCACAGCAGCGACGAAACGGACTCGGACGGCTCGGATTCGTGAGTCTGGATGGCGGGGAGTGGGAGGGGGCCCCGCGAGGACCGAAGGGCCGGCTGCTGGCTCTCCATGCACCCAAAGGCGGTCCAGATCGGGAGGGCCTTGAGCCCCCTTGCGAACGTTTTTTAACAAGCTCACCCAGCCTGCTTCTCTAATTGATGGGTTGATTTTGCCTCCTCCCCCTTGCCTTTTAGCGAGTCTAGCAACAAGGAGAATAATTCCCATCCCGAGTGGAGTTTTACTACCGTGCGGAAAAAGCCGGACGCCAAGAAAGTGCAGAATGGAACGGTAGGTTTAGCCACATATTTATCACTTCTCCAAAAGGGATTTATTTGACTTTTATTAGATGAGACAACAAGCCTTTGAGGTTTATTCATTGCATATTGTCAGTTATACATCTCCAAATTATCAGTTCCCCGGGTCAAAGgttatctttaaaagaaaaaaaaccttaaaaccaTGGCACTACCATTCCCATTAAGAGATCCCCAAATTGAGAGGGCACTTTGCCAGTCGTTTGTGGGCAAGACATCTCCAAATTGAACAGGCTACTTTCCCACCTGGAATTACCAGCTAGCTAGATCCTGCCTGCGATGCTTCGGACTTAACGATTTCTCAAGGTTTCAGGGCGCTTCAAATGCTGTGTCTGAAAACATCCCTCCTGACTCTCTAGGACCAAGATCTCCTGAAAACCTTGGGCTGTTTAACCCTGATCATCAATCCCGTGTTTGCAGAggtgagtgttgtggcccgcagagctggcagccgattcagacagtgaggagggttggggaggaacctgggccagtcctggagtctggggaaggctccgatgagggctctgtcggaggcagagagggggccagggccgtatgccagttatcagctgccttcagagtcagacagcagtgaggcagacaaacagctggagcctgttcccagtgtgtgcatgcacagagttgccagacgaagggaacagctaaagaacgggtctACTTGGGAATAAGGTCAtggggacgatgaatggcccctcccagagggaataaaagaggagcgaaaggggagtggagtttgcaggagacaattagttcacttaattggttcgtgtctccgagactccttgccaagttttgcaaatatcgaCCTGGcagtctccaagccagataaggtctgtgactgtaaatcctcccttgaaagactttgctggatgcgaatgagcagaactcagtcaattaataaaaggggtttttgtcgggacaaggagtttgcttcaggctctcgggaagcctcggtctcTTGACCCCCTTCGGGCCCTGCATGGCTGCCGCTGAAGCCCCTCACCCAGCTCTCTTTGCCCCCTGCTCAGCTGAAGCAGCAAGACTCCAACAACGCCAGCAAGAGGCGGGCCATTGAAGAGCTGGAGAAGAGCATCAGCCTGGCAGAAGCCGCCAGCCCTGGGATCACCGACAAGATGGTGAAGAAGCTGATGGAGAAATTCCAGAAGTAAGATTTGGGAGGAGCATGATTTGGGTTGGTGGTCCTTGACTCGCGACCAGAATTGAAGCCCTGGGTTTCCGTTCCTGAGCCAGAATAGCCGCCTTGTGCCATGTTACAGCTtgccttgccgcagttgttaagcgaatcactgcagctgttaaattagtcacccagttgttaagcgaatctggttttgcttctcagaaaggtcgcaaaaaagggaatcatgtgaccccctgggacattgcgaccgtcataaatatgagccggttGCCGAGTGTCTGAATTTCGACCCCGGGGGATGCaacagtgtgaaaaatgctcttcagtccctttttttccccagtgctgccGTAACTttgaagtttctttcttttctttttgctttcccccGAATTACTTGCGttgggattattctttatgctatttatgttgtttgtatgtgTTGTTACGAATTGCACCACTGGGCTCAAACCAAgttctttgtatttattttgtacaatgacaataaaggcggCCTTATttgtcggagtataagacgcaccaagattttgaaggggcaaattttttgttttaaaaaaaagtgtatgcactctgcagacttccccaaaaacggctcgtttttcatgaaaacgggccctttttttgtcaaaaaaacggccatgcgtagcctttaggaggcttccagagtgctcctagggattgggggggggcaaaaatgaacgttctttgctcatttttgccctccccagcccctaggagcactctggaagcctcctaaaggctacgcaccgtgacccgtcaaaaccgcgttccacaaaagcgcggtcgacgaaatcgcgtatgtgacgtcatcacaacgcgacgaaaaagatcgaaaaattgaaataaaaattaaattacagcaagccgattcacataaaggtaagggttaggttaagggttagggttaggttaagggttagggttaggtttagagcgttagcgttacgtttagtgttaggttaagggttagcgttaggtttttcgttacgttaagggttagttttagggttaggttaagggttaggtttagggttaggtttagggttaggtttgggggggttagggtaaggttttcgctttatttttacattttttgatctttttcgtcgcgctgtgatgacgtcacatacgcgctttggtcgaccgcgattttgtcgtccgcggttttgtggtggaaccgctacgcacggccatttttgcaaagggggaagggTTTTGGTAggggaaaatgctgtattcagtgtataagacgcagccagatttctccctcttttttgagggaaaaaggtgcgtcttatactctggaaaatacggtATTATTATACCTGCATTTGCGgaagacacccccctcccccccaatagcTCTGACACCCTGACAGAACTTTCTCTCTCCCCAGGTTCTCTGCCAACGACTCCTGAGGAAGGACACCCCCAGCACCCCCCAGGATGCTGTCCCGCACGGAGGCCTCTCCTCGCCGCCCACcaacctccctcctcctctgcctcggCTTCTTTTCTTGAGTTCTTGGTGCCTTTCGAGATCATCGCAATAGATTTTTTTGGTGATCGCGGATTCGGATTTAAGGATCGAACTCCACTCTTTTTGTAAATGGCATAtgtgctttctttccttctttctttttttccccttttccttccttccttcctccctttttttttcctttttgtaaagAGCGACTTTTAACATTTTAGTTCCCAACTCCTTTAATCCAGCTCAAAACGAGACAAAAACCATCTGTGCCCTTTGCTTCTAAGAGGCAGCCGGGGAGATCACAATTGCCAACCGCCTCGGCCTCCTCCGCAAATCCGgagcctttctccccccccctttttaaacttCGCAGAAAACACATTCGGGTTTGTTTTCTCCTCTGCCTGAATTGCAGTTCTCCTAAagccccccccacccgcccccccaaaaaagcccagACTCGGCACCTATCTTTGAGGAGCGAAAGGCTACGCGGACGCACCTCTCCGCCGGGCCCCATTTGGCCCCGTCGTCTTTCTTTGGGCCCGTGCCGAGTGTGAGGAATTTGGCAccgtgttttattttatttgggggtgggtgggtggagggtgtCACCTCCGCCTGAAAGCAATACGTCGAAACGGCTTGGCCAGTTGTCCTGTTAACGCCGCATGCCGTTTCTCCGTAGCCCCTTTTCGTAGAGCAACATATCCCAGCGGCCGCggggcaaaaggggggggggtcaggggtaaaaaagaaaaccaagatggcagcctggggggggtgtcacacgcctctgaagcccactcctcttttttttcccttgtttaaaaaaaaaaaacatgcattgcACACGGAAGGGGTGGGCTGTGGGCTGCGTGTGGACGCGGCCGCCGTTTTCAGTTCCCCCTCCCCTGAAAGAAACGTTCATCATGGTAAGAAATTTTAAAGCAATATGGTTGAAaggtttttggggtggggggtggggattgGCAATAACGGACCCCCATTTGGCCCAAGTTGTTTCTCTTGGGAGTAAaatgggagagaaaggagaaccTGCTCAGCCTTGCCGGTGTCCGAGCAGTACCTGAAATGGTGTCACCAGCGTTTTgtgaggttgtgtgtgtgtgtgtgtgtgtgtgtgtgtgtgttgttgtttttttttgtaagatATTGATAGACTTACTTTCTTGAAGTCCTTTTTGTGCATCCACAACAGCCCtttaatttccccccctcccttcctccctccctccctcccaaagtgtatttttaaatatctatTTACCAGTTAATATGCAAATAATTGAGTTATAGATATTCTTTCACGGAGAAAGATAAGTACTGTGCAGTACAgaggtgattttttccccctttttttcagaAAAGGTAGAAGAAATTATAAACTTGCTTTCGATTATATATTTATGGTACTGTTGAgatgagtttttttt from Thamnophis elegans isolate rThaEle1 chromosome 12, rThaEle1.pri, whole genome shotgun sequence encodes the following:
- the LOC116516150 gene encoding serine/threonine-protein kinase 26-like; the protein is MKGSSGKRTDASYLSQRPTAKELLKHKFILKNAKKTSYLTELIDRFKRWKAEGHSSDETDSDGSDSESSNKENNSHPEWSFTTVRKKPDAKKVQNGTDQDLLKTLGCLTLIINPVFAELKQQDSNNASKRRAIEELEKSISLAEAASPGITDKMVKKLMEKFQKFSANDS